The Pseudomonas fluorescens nucleotide sequence CCACCGGGCCGAAGATTTCTTCCTGGAACACACGCATCTGGTTATGGCCCTTGAGCAGGGTCGGCTGGATGTAATAGCCACTGGCAAGGTCCCCGCCCAGACGCTCACAGTCACCGCCGGCCAGCACCTGGGCGCCCTCTTCGCGAGCGATCTGCAGGTAGGAAAGGATCTTGTCGAATTGCTGCTCAGAGGCCTGGGCACCGACCATGGTCTCGGTGTCCAGCGGATTGCCACGCTTGATCTGGGCGATCTTTTTCATGACCTGGGCCATGAACGGCTCGTAGATCGACTCCTGGATCAATGCCCGCGACGGGCAGGTGCACACCTCGCCTTGGTTGAAGAACGCCAGCACCAGGCCTTCGGCAGCTTTTTCGATGAAGGCGGGCTCAGCCTGCATGATGTCTTCGAAGAAGATGTTCGGCGACTTGCCGCCCAGTTCCACGGTGGACGGGATGATGTTCTCGGCGGCGCATTTCATGATATGCGAACCCACCGGCGTGGAGCCGGTGAAGGCGATCTTGGCGATGCGCTTGCTGGTGGCCAGGGCCTCACCGGCTTCGCGGCCAAAACCGTGGACGATGTTCAGCACGCCAGGTGGCAGCAAGTCTGCGACCAGCTCGGCGAAGATGGTAATCGACAGCGGGGTCTGCTCCGCCGGTTTGAGCACCACGCAGTTGCCTGCGGCCAGTGCCGGGGCCAACTTCCACGCGGCCATCAACAACGGGAAATTCCACGGAATGATCTGCCCGACCACGCCCAGCGGCTCATGAAAGTGATAAGCGGCAGTGTTCTCGTCGATCTCTGCGGTGCTGCCTTCCTGGGCGCGGATGCAGCCGGCGAAGTAACGAAAGTGGTCGGCCGCCAGGGGCACGTCGGCGTTGAGGGTTTCGCGGATGGCCTTGCCGTTGTCCCAGGTTTCGCTGATGGCCAGCCGTTCGAGGTTGTGTTCGATACGATCGGCAATTTTCAACAGGATCAAGGCACGCGCCTGTACCGAAGTGCGGCCCCAGGCGTCGGCAGCGGCATGGGCCGCATCCAGGGCCCGGTCGATGTCCAGCGCCGTGGAGCGCGGAAACTCGGCAATCAGCTGACCGTTGACCGGCGAGCTATTGCTGAAGTACTGGCCTTGCTCAGGGGCGACAAACTCGCCGCCGATAAAGTTGCCGTAGCGGGATTTGAAACTGATCAGGGCATCCGCGGAGCCTGGGGGTGAATAGATCATGGCGACCTCTTGTGGCTGTACAGCTGTCGGAGCGACAGACAGATGGCGCGATGCTAGCCAGCCATGGCGGTTGCGCGAATCCGTCCTTGGCAGGTGCGTTCTCATCTTTTGGTACAAGCCCGAACAGGTGGTATCCGATTAGTGCCATGAATCGTTCACGGCAGCGTTAGATGGCGGTTTCTCACTCGCTGGCCGCTTCCCATGACCCACACCACACCGACCCTGCATCAACAGATAGCCTCCCGCGCCCCCTTGAGTTGCGCCGTCGCCAAACGCTTTGTCAGTCGCCCCTCGCTGCTGGAAATCGTCAGCGAAGTGCTGATAGAGCAATGGGTTGCCCGGGGCCTTGATATCGCCCACAGCCCGCTGCGCCTCTACCTGATCAGCCCGGCTACGAGCCGCCACGCACACATTCGCAGCGTGCCGCAGGTGCTGATCGAGCGGTTCTGCCTGCGCCGTACCTTGAACCTGACCGAAGGCGAGGACTACCTCAGCCCCCTGCCTCTTGCGGATCGCAGCAGCCAACTCGACCTGGACCTGCACACAGTCGAGCAACTGATCAACGAATGCGCTCCGTGGATCCTCGATCAGTACCAACAAGCACTGGTTGCGTTCTGGGGCGAAAGCAACGCCCACGGTGAGACACCCTGGCAGTGGTATGGCAACTACCTGCACAAACTGATGAAAGACTCGATCGATCTCGGCCTGCGGGCCGGTACCCTGGATACCCGCCAGGCGGCCACTAGCAGGATCGTCGATGCATTCCCCTGTCAGCAGGACCGCGCTGCTTTCGGCAACCTGTCGCATCTACGCGTGCAGAGCGTGGCGGTCGACCTGTCCTGCGTGTTGGTCCTGGATGCCGACCTGTCCAGTGCCCTGCTGATCGAAGATCAGTACAACAATGACCCGCAACAAACCGCCGCGATCCTCTTCACCCTGGTCGGTGCGCTGGTGCCGTTCAAATCCCATGGGCAGTTTCTCGACTTTCTTGGCCAGAACTGGCCAGCACACCTGCAACACACACCCGCCCGGGTGATCATCAGCCCCTCGCCCGGTTGCGCTTTTGCAGCCCAGGCCCGCGGCTACCTGCAACAGCAATTGCGGTTGATCGATACCATCGCAGCCAACGCCCGGACAGAGCAACATGCCACGGCGCTGAGCACCGTGCTGGACCAGGTCACCTCGATGCTCGACCTGTGCACGGCCCAGGAGCTGGTACGCCAGGCAAAAATCAAAGCCTTGTTGCCCGACTGGTTGCTCGGCTCGGACCTCGCCCTGCGCTACAGCCTGCTGCTGAGCAAGCTGGCTGAATTGAACCTGGACGGCCGGGGCACTTCCTGGCGCGAAGGGATCGAAGCGGTTGAGGTTTACGCGTGCCGCCTGCTGGACCAGCGATTGGCGCTCGACCATGCAGACGTCGATTTCAAGGCTGGCGAAATTGAAATCATCAACCATCGGGTGGATGCAACCGCCATCGGCAACCAGGGCACGGTGATTACCGATGGCACTGTCACGGTAGTGCACTTTTCACTGGCGCAGCTGGCCATCGACAACCTTGGTCTGCTAGCCCCGGGTCGGGTAATGGTTGAGCACAGCGGTGGCGCCAGATTGCCTGAATGGATGAACGAAACCTACATTCGCACGCTGGTAGGCGAACTGGACATTGGCAGCCGCTATCCGCAAACACTGCGCCAGCTGCTGCTCGAGCCCGGGCAGCAGCAGCGGCGCCAGGCCCTGTTCACTGCGCAGTTGCAAGTGCAATTGCCGATGCACGCGCTGGAGTTGCTGCTGCAGGACAAGGCCATCAGCGAAGCCGGCTACAAGGCCGTGGAATGGGTGTTTGCCAATCATGCCGACCTTAGCCCCGACAACCACAACGCCGCTGTCCTCAGGCCGCTGGCGCTGATACGCAGCCCCGGCGCTATTGCCGACCCGGTACTCAATGCCTGGCTGATCGAACCCCGCGAGCCCTGGCAAGGGCCCTGCATGCTCTACCGTCCACTGCACCCGCAGACGCTGCAGGAGTTTGACAATCGTACTGCGCTGTTCGACGCGATCTGCAGCGAAGGGCCGTTGCAAGACGATATTCTCGATCGCCTGGCACCGGAAGTTCGCCCGCTCTATGCCAAGGGTGGCTTCCTACAGCCACATATCCAGCGCTTTGGACAGGGTTCCGATTTCGCTCCCCAGACGATCCCGGCGCCGGCCACACTGGCCTTCACCCTGGCCGCAGAGGCACCTGGCACGTTGATCTACCAGGCCTGCGCCCGTGAGCTGATCGAACAGGCGCAGCGTCAATCAACGACAACCTCGCAAACCCGCTGGAACCGTTGGAAGACCCTCGGCTGGCTGTTGTTCAATACCGTACTGCCACTGTTCCAGGGCAATGTGGCCAGGATCGGCTGGTTGATCC carries:
- the exaC gene encoding acetaldehyde dehydrogenase ExaC; protein product: MIYSPPGSADALISFKSRYGNFIGGEFVAPEQGQYFSNSSPVNGQLIAEFPRSTALDIDRALDAAHAAADAWGRTSVQARALILLKIADRIEHNLERLAISETWDNGKAIRETLNADVPLAADHFRYFAGCIRAQEGSTAEIDENTAAYHFHEPLGVVGQIIPWNFPLLMAAWKLAPALAAGNCVVLKPAEQTPLSITIFAELVADLLPPGVLNIVHGFGREAGEALATSKRIAKIAFTGSTPVGSHIMKCAAENIIPSTVELGGKSPNIFFEDIMQAEPAFIEKAAEGLVLAFFNQGEVCTCPSRALIQESIYEPFMAQVMKKIAQIKRGNPLDTETMVGAQASEQQFDKILSYLQIAREEGAQVLAGGDCERLGGDLASGYYIQPTLLKGHNQMRVFQEEIFGPVVGVTTFKDEAEALAIANDTEFGLGAGVWTRDINRAYRMGRGIKAGRVWTNCYHLYPAHAAFGGYKKSGVGRETHKMMLDHYQQTKNLLVSYDVNPLGFF